The Treponema rectale genome includes a window with the following:
- a CDS encoding helix-turn-helix transcriptional regulator yields MKNVNDILDEELNKLKISKTEREILIEEFEWQWEDFLDDEGPKPPAEKIRKFIKEFLKENAKEEKPKRQSQKESEQIDCIIRALKHDRQHLSIKDMSELLIKNGLKKGASFQNLYKWLPEELKEYCVEKDADGKYFYNNTYAEQNKIVQEIDKTEFSEAQKKEQISIISSFLDSIKDSPVYEKAKKFLTKEEAKLKSFGNTNSANYSRILFMGAPVADIKNEIWDKIYKAMGTNAVLQIEYTPEGKTKSETYKVQPYQLIFDNGIWDLWAYCLRQKHEGRRLFNLSRISRVGILEFEKKFFLPKNYSFKNYVVGNFGCFNDEKPQVYKIKFSKNSYAWSYSKNRIWGAKQTIEECDDGYILSFEASQFMPILRWILGWGKDVVPLEPAELIKSWKDTVHEMAEQSV; encoded by the coding sequence ATGAAAAATGTGAATGATATTCTTGATGAAGAACTGAATAAACTTAAAATTTCAAAGACTGAACGTGAAATCCTTATTGAAGAATTTGAATGGCAGTGGGAAGACTTTTTAGACGATGAAGGCCCTAAACCACCTGCTGAAAAAATAAGAAAGTTTATAAAAGAATTTCTGAAAGAAAATGCAAAAGAAGAAAAACCGAAGAGACAGTCTCAGAAAGAGTCTGAACAGATTGATTGTATTATACGTGCTTTAAAACATGACAGGCAGCACCTGTCTATCAAAGATATGTCAGAACTTCTTATCAAAAACGGACTAAAAAAAGGTGCTTCATTTCAAAATCTTTACAAATGGCTTCCAGAAGAATTGAAGGAATATTGTGTAGAGAAAGATGCTGACGGGAAATATTTTTATAACAATACCTATGCCGAACAAAATAAAATAGTTCAAGAAATTGACAAAACAGAATTTTCAGAAGCTCAAAAAAAAGAACAAATTTCTATTATATCAAGTTTTCTTGATTCCATAAAAGATTCGCCTGTTTATGAAAAAGCAAAAAAGTTTCTGACAAAAGAAGAAGCAAAATTAAAATCTTTTGGAAATACCAACTCGGCCAATTATTCCAGAATTCTTTTTATGGGAGCACCAGTGGCAGATATAAAAAATGAAATTTGGGATAAAATATACAAGGCAATGGGAACGAATGCTGTTCTCCAGATTGAGTATACCCCGGAAGGAAAAACAAAAAGCGAAACTTATAAGGTGCAGCCATACCAGTTAATATTTGATAACGGAATATGGGATCTATGGGCTTATTGTTTGAGACAAAAACATGAAGGAAGGAGACTGTTCAATCTTTCAAGAATTTCTAGAGTTGGGATTCTTGAATTTGAAAAAAAATTTTTTCTTCCTAAAAATTATAGTTTTAAGAATTATGTTGTCGGTAACTTTGGTTGTTTTAATGATGAAAAACCTCAGGTTTACAAGATTAAATTTTCAAAAAACAGCTATGCCTGGTCATATTCTAAAAACAGAATATGGGGAGCAAAGCAAACTATTGAAGAATGTGACGACGGCTATATCTTAAGTTTTGAAGCAAGTCAGTTTATGCCGATCCTGCGCTGGATTTTAGGTTGGGGAAAAGATGTAGTACCTTTGGAACCTGCTGAATTAATAAAAAGCTGGAAAGACACTGTTCATGAAATGGCTGAACAGAGCGTTTAA
- a CDS encoding helix-turn-helix domain-containing protein, producing MKTELKVRRNTYSEFLEFDLQNVLASNVKRYIAESGLSIDELCIRTNLSHATISRLKTGKNISFRSLCALAEALNKDWRVFFM from the coding sequence ATGAAGACAGAATTGAAAGTCAGAAGAAATACTTATTCCGAGTTTCTTGAATTTGATCTTCAGAATGTACTTGCTTCAAATGTAAAGCGTTACATTGCTGAGTCTGGTTTATCTATAGATGAACTCTGCATCCGCACAAATCTTTCTCATGCAACTATCAGCCGCCTTAAGACGGGGAAAAATATTTCTTTTCGCAGTCTCTGTGCCCTGGCAGAAGCGTTGAATAAAGACTGGAGAGTTTTCTTTATGTAA
- a CDS encoding DUF4160 domain-containing protein gives MPSKQLKMVIGWAAFHQTELQENWELAVKKQDLFSIDPLQ, from the coding sequence ATGCCATCTAAACAATTGAAAATGGTTATAGGTTGGGCAGCTTTTCATCAAACTGAATTACAGGAAAACTGGGAACTTGCAGTAAAAAAACAGGATTTGTTTAGTATCGATCCATTACAGTAG
- a CDS encoding AAA family ATPase, producing the protein MGRDAVADMRRRRLRRLKKMNNSSITYTKDEPYAICFYLYNLFEEKSNSNVINDNDEAIKVFLEHTENLNKTERLKVVLKKEIHNLEKQNKLKRFTTPPSEEMCFEDADIPYEYEQDKKVERAMRHSDRADEITIDLHRVLYCSEKPVFSSIINTVIFGKEDDISLSSSMNLSKKQKEAVFDVSKTRFLIDNVNLSENEARYILLECRLDTNEDLRCLSRSCQNELHNSIPELLGITKKELTYMLRSDQKLKSFGFIDDEGNYDSSLNECIESQSIEPYFSDLLKTFDCSNAYSLNSFSVKQESLEICSDLLNGKNPVSILFYGKPGSGKTELAKSLCRQTGKQIYIFKNEAETNERSNVLGRLVCLLSMERKDSILIVDEADSLLRTMDFSFFGMSPSKTKGTVNKMLENNRDKVIYIINHQHQIDDSTRRRFTFSIRFEAMPKTMMKNIAEQKLKDMDITENTKAELVSMLDKYHLTGQSVENIVKTIDAMECKDEDTLLKKADIVMKENSLLLNGKKKKMRDKVKAEYDLRVLNASMDPNEIVSMVQNAAKYAEKNKNTENGIRMLFYGLSGTGKTELARYIAEQLGKEIILRRPSDILSPYVGQDEQHIREAFEEAEQNDAILLFDEADTFFYDRNQAQRTWERSLVNEFLTQMEEFTGILICTTNLRNIMDPAMQRRFHMFVEFKPMKFDGIKIMLEKYFPSFHLSNKEIEELEDCESVTPGDFGALSSRIRFMNPDDVNSAYILDELKKLQEEKKKQWKDEGNSNNGKIGFVV; encoded by the coding sequence ATGGGTAGAGACGCGGTAGCAGACATGAGAAGAAGACGGCTCAGGAGGCTAAAAAAAATGAATAACTCTTCAATTACTTATACTAAGGATGAACCTTACGCAATTTGTTTTTATCTTTATAACCTCTTTGAAGAAAAATCAAATTCAAATGTAATTAATGATAATGATGAAGCCATAAAGGTTTTTCTTGAACATACAGAAAATCTGAATAAAACAGAACGCTTAAAAGTTGTCTTAAAGAAGGAAATTCATAATCTTGAAAAACAAAATAAATTAAAACGCTTTACAACACCTCCGTCAGAAGAAATGTGTTTTGAGGATGCAGATATTCCGTATGAATATGAGCAGGATAAAAAGGTTGAACGTGCAATGCGTCACTCTGACCGGGCAGATGAAATTACGATAGATCTTCACCGCGTTTTGTATTGTTCTGAAAAGCCTGTATTTTCTTCCATAATAAATACCGTTATTTTTGGAAAAGAAGATGACATCTCTTTAAGTTCAAGTATGAATCTTTCAAAGAAACAGAAAGAAGCTGTCTTTGATGTATCAAAAACAAGATTTCTCATTGATAATGTAAATCTTTCAGAAAATGAAGCCCGCTATATACTTCTGGAGTGCCGTCTTGATACAAATGAAGATTTACGTTGTCTTTCCCGCAGTTGTCAAAATGAACTCCACAACAGCATTCCTGAACTGCTTGGTATTACGAAAAAAGAACTGACCTATATGCTTCGCAGTGACCAGAAATTAAAATCATTCGGTTTTATCGATGATGAAGGTAATTATGATTCTTCTCTGAATGAATGTATTGAATCTCAGAGTATTGAACCCTATTTCAGTGATCTCTTAAAAACATTCGACTGCAGCAATGCTTATTCCCTGAATAGTTTCTCCGTAAAGCAGGAATCACTTGAAATTTGCAGCGACTTGTTGAATGGAAAAAATCCGGTTTCAATTCTGTTTTATGGTAAGCCAGGCAGCGGAAAAACGGAGCTTGCAAAATCACTCTGCAGACAGACTGGAAAACAGATTTATATTTTTAAGAATGAAGCGGAAACAAATGAGCGCAGCAATGTTTTAGGACGTCTTGTATGTCTTCTTTCTATGGAACGCAAGGATTCTATTTTGATTGTAGATGAAGCAGATTCTCTTTTAAGAACTATGGATTTCAGCTTTTTTGGAATGTCTCCTTCAAAAACAAAAGGCACTGTTAATAAAATGCTCGAAAACAACAGGGACAAGGTAATATATATTATTAACCATCAGCATCAGATTGATGATTCTACTCGCCGTCGCTTTACTTTCAGCATACGGTTTGAAGCAATGCCTAAAACAATGATGAAAAACATTGCAGAACAGAAACTTAAAGACATGGACATTACAGAAAATACAAAAGCGGAATTAGTTTCTATGCTTGATAAGTATCATCTTACCGGCCAGAGCGTAGAAAATATTGTAAAAACAATTGATGCAATGGAATGTAAGGACGAAGATACCCTCTTAAAAAAAGCGGATATCGTAATGAAGGAGAATTCACTTTTACTTAACGGAAAGAAAAAGAAAATGCGTGATAAAGTAAAAGCCGAATATGATTTGCGTGTTCTCAATGCTTCTATGGATCCTAATGAAATTGTAAGTATGGTTCAGAATGCAGCCAAATATGCAGAAAAGAACAAGAATACAGAAAACGGAATACGAATGCTTTTCTATGGATTAAGCGGAACAGGAAAGACGGAGCTTGCCCGTTATATTGCAGAACAGCTTGGAAAAGAAATTATTCTCCGCCGCCCGAGTGACATTCTGAGTCCGTATGTAGGGCAGGATGAACAGCATATCCGCGAGGCTTTTGAAGAAGCTGAACAGAATGATGCTATTCTTCTGTTTGATGAAGCAGATACTTTCTTCTATGACAGAAATCAGGCACAGCGCACCTGGGAACGCTCCCTTGTAAATGAATTTCTTACCCAGATGGAAGAGTTTACTGGAATCCTTATTTGTACAACGAACCTGCGTAACATAATGGATCCAGCAATGCAGCGACGTTTCCATATGTTTGTAGAATTTAAACCGATGAAGTTTGACGGAATAAAAATCATGCTCGAAAAATACTTCCCTTCATTCCATCTTTCAAATAAAGAAATCGAAGAACTGGAAGATTGTGAAAGTGTAACTCCTGGTGACTTTGGCGCCCTTTCAAGCCGTATCCGCTTTATGAATCCGGATGATGTAAATTCTGCCTACATTCTTGATGAACTCAAAAAACTTCAGGAAGAAAAGAAAAAGCAGTGGAAGGACGAAGGTAATTCAAACAATGGAAAAATTGGATTTGTAGTCTGA
- a CDS encoding C-GCAxxG-C-C family protein gives MNHKEKAVNYFSQKLHCSQSVLAAFATECGITEEEALRLGSCFGGGMGRGHVCGAVSGALMVLGLLYGQKYIGDTEGIQSSNRVNDLMMSRFKEKCGSCICNDLLGCDITSEEGHQFCVDNKLFTELCPTLVSAAVEIIEGIIREN, from the coding sequence ATGAACCATAAAGAAAAAGCGGTAAATTATTTTTCACAAAAATTACATTGTTCTCAGTCTGTTTTAGCAGCCTTTGCCACTGAATGCGGAATTACAGAAGAAGAGGCACTCAGGCTTGGCAGCTGTTTTGGAGGCGGCATGGGCAGAGGGCATGTATGCGGAGCAGTAAGCGGTGCACTGATGGTACTGGGATTATTGTATGGACAGAAATATATAGGCGACACGGAAGGAATTCAGTCATCAAATAGGGTAAATGATTTAATGATGTCCCGTTTTAAAGAAAAATGCGGTTCCTGCATCTGTAACGATTTATTAGGCTGTGATATTACTTCAGAAGAAGGTCATCAGTTTTGTGTGGATAATAAACTGTTCACAGAATTATGCCCGACACTGGTTTCTGCCGCTGTTGAAATAATTGAGGGAATAATCCGGGAAAATTAG
- a CDS encoding DUF2442 domain-containing protein, which yields MPNTVEYYISKGFDSKAASYFASGRRKPVNVVPQDSFRLIITFDNNEKRLLDMSSYIQKGNVYYILSDKSIFNRCYIDSDGSVCWDKDPNIDSEKDWSNKIDIGADNCYLESKALC from the coding sequence ATGCCAAATACAGTAGAATATTATATTTCAAAAGGTTTTGATTCTAAGGCAGCTTCTTATTTTGCTTCTGGCAGGAGAAAGCCTGTAAATGTTGTTCCTCAGGATTCTTTCAGACTGATTATAACCTTTGATAATAATGAAAAACGTTTATTAGACATGAGCTCTTATATTCAGAAGGGAAATGTATATTATATTTTAAGCGACAAATCTATTTTTAACCGCTGTTATATTGATTCTGATGGTTCTGTTTGTTGGGATAAAGACCCGAATATTGATAGTGAGAAAGACTGGTCGAATAAAATAGATATTGGTGCTGATAATTGTTATCTGGAAAGCAAAGCATTGTGCTAA
- a CDS encoding ArsR/SmtB family transcription factor — translation MNESETALICRALGDENRLQIIKMLTGGELCACKILDAFNITQPTLSHHMKILAECNLINSRKEGKWTYYSINRKTISEFKSSVSVLMRKNSPEKKSSEKQCC, via the coding sequence ATGAATGAATCAGAAACAGCTCTTATATGCAGGGCTTTGGGAGACGAAAACCGTCTTCAGATTATAAAAATGCTGACCGGCGGAGAATTATGTGCCTGTAAAATTCTTGATGCATTTAATATTACTCAGCCGACTCTTTCTCATCACATGAAGATTCTCGCGGAATGTAATCTTATTAATTCACGTAAAGAAGGGAAGTGGACTTATTATTCAATAAACCGCAAAACAATTTCAGAGTTTAAAAGTTCAGTATCTGTGCTTATGCGTAAAAATTCGCCTGAGAAAAAATCATCTGAAAAACAGTGCTGTTAA
- a CDS encoding Fic family protein, whose protein sequence is MSKVKYISVEEAAKLWQISERSVRNYCTQGRVEGALLEGKTWKIPSTAKKPDRKPRHSSTEETLLTFLKREKEAGLKGGIYHKIQIELTYNSNHIEGSKLTHDQTRYIFETKTLGVTDKAVKVDDIIETVNHFRCIDLIIEGAHTKLTESFIKQLHFILKSGTTDSQKSWFKVGDYKILENEVGGSETTKPAEVAGAIKALLKEYNSKSKITFDDILDFHVRFESIHPFQDGNGRVGRLIMFKECLKHNIVPFIITEELKMYYYDGLMMAIKSLSNEDVKALSEACLDASYRGIKNWKEERGFLRDTCLTGQDAMKDTLNYFGIKYE, encoded by the coding sequence ATGAGTAAGGTTAAATACATTTCTGTAGAAGAAGCTGCTAAACTCTGGCAAATTAGCGAACGCAGTGTACGAAATTATTGTACTCAGGGTCGCGTTGAAGGTGCTCTTTTAGAAGGAAAAACCTGGAAGATTCCATCAACCGCAAAAAAGCCGGATAGAAAACCTCGTCATTCTTCTACAGAAGAAACACTTCTTACATTCTTAAAACGCGAAAAAGAAGCCGGCCTTAAGGGTGGTATTTATCATAAAATTCAAATTGAGCTTACTTATAATTCGAATCACATTGAAGGCTCAAAACTTACTCATGACCAGACCCGTTACATCTTTGAAACAAAAACTCTTGGAGTTACAGATAAGGCCGTAAAGGTTGATGATATTATTGAAACAGTAAACCACTTCCGCTGCATAGATCTGATAATCGAAGGTGCACATACAAAACTTACAGAAAGTTTTATAAAGCAGCTTCATTTCATTTTGAAATCCGGAACTACTGACAGTCAGAAATCCTGGTTTAAAGTCGGTGATTACAAAATCCTTGAAAATGAAGTTGGCGGAAGTGAAACAACAAAACCTGCAGAAGTTGCAGGTGCAATCAAGGCTCTGCTTAAAGAATATAATTCTAAATCTAAAATTACTTTTGATGATATTCTGGATTTTCATGTACGTTTTGAATCCATTCATCCCTTCCAGGATGGCAACGGTCGTGTGGGCCGCCTGATTATGTTCAAGGAATGTCTTAAACACAACATAGTTCCTTTTATAATTACAGAAGAACTTAAGATGTACTATTATGACGGGCTTATGATGGCAATCAAGAGCCTGTCAAACGAAGATGTCAAGGCTTTAAGCGAAGCGTGCCTTGACGCTTCGTACCGTGGCATCAAGAACTGGAAGGAAGAAAGAGGCTTTCTTCGCGATACCTGCCTCACCGGGCAGGATGCGATGAAAGATACTCTGAATTATTTTGGAATAAAGTATGAATAA